From Dioscorea cayenensis subsp. rotundata cultivar TDr96_F1 chromosome 13, TDr96_F1_v2_PseudoChromosome.rev07_lg8_w22 25.fasta, whole genome shotgun sequence, the proteins below share one genomic window:
- the LOC120274458 gene encoding probable leucine-rich repeat receptor-like protein kinase At1g35710 — translation MAMVSSLTRICCFLLLLSIARSKTVKRDVKALNEIKASLGWRVVYAWVGDDPCGDGDLPPWSGVTCSQQGDYRVVTELEVYAVSIVGPFPTAVTNLLDLTRLDLHNNKLTGPIPPQIGRLKHLKSLNLRWNKLQDTLPPELGELKKLTHLYLSFNNFKGEIPVELANLPELHYLYLHENRFTGKIPPELGNLKNLRHLDLGNNHLTGTLRDFIRNGDGFPSLRNLYLNNNLLGGGLPDQLANLTNLEILYLSYNKMTGPVSPKLALIPRLTYLYLDHNSFIGRIPDGFYKHPFLKELYIEGNQFKPGVKPKGTHKMLEASDSEFLF, via the exons ATGGCGATGGTCTCGTCTCTGACGAGGATCTGTTGCTTCCTGCTCCTCTTGAGCATCGCCCGATCCAAGACTGTGAAGCGAGACG TGAAAGCGTTGAATGAGATCAAAGCTTCTCTTGGCTGGAGAGTGGTTTATGCATGGGTTGGAGATGATCCTTGTGGAGATGGTGACCTGCCTCCATGGTCTGGTGTTACATGTTCCCAACAAGGAGATTACAGAGTTGTGACAGAACT AGAAGTTTATGCGGTATCTATTGTTGGTCCTTTTCCTACTGCTGTTACAAATCTTCTGGATCTAACAAGGCT GGATCTTCATAATAACAAGTTAACTGGGCCTATTCCTCCACAAATTGGAAGGCTGAAACACCTGAAATCACT GAATTTGAGATGGAATAAGCTGCAAGATACCCTACCTCCTGAACTTGGTGAACTAAAGAAACTGACACATTT GTACCTAAGCTTCAACAATTTTAAAGGAGAAATTCCAGTGGAGCTTGCAAATTTACCGGAACTTCACTATCTCTATCTGCATGAAAACCGGTTCACTGGAAAAATCCCTCCGGAGTTGGGGAACCTTAAGAATTTAAGACACTT GGATCTTGGTAACAATCACTTGACAGGGACACTAAGAGACTTCATACGCAATGGAGATGGCTTTCCTTCTCTCCGCAATTT ATACCTGAACAACAACTTACTGGGCGGTGGATTACCCGATCAGCTTGCGAATTTGACCAATCTAGAAATATT GTATCTATCATACAACAAAATGACTGGACCGGTGTCACCCAAACTTGCTCTAATCCCAAGATTAACATATTT GTACTTGGATCATAACTCATTCATCGGAAGGATTCCTGATGGATTTTACAAGCACCCGTTCTTGAAAGAGTT GTACATTGAAGGGAACCAATTCAAGCCAGGAGTAAAGCCCAAAGGCACACACAAGATGCTTGAAGCCTCCGATTCGGAGTTTTTGTTCTAA